A region from the Dermacentor andersoni chromosome 11, qqDerAnde1_hic_scaffold, whole genome shotgun sequence genome encodes:
- the fzr gene encoding fizzy-related protein homolog: MDPEYERRLLGQRSNSYASPASPLGDRFIPSRAGANWQLGLARIPDSAQRSILPKAKDTSDGSKDSLAYACLIKNELLGAGIEDAKEPTEERRVSQGQSPSSGNLFRYGAGRPSEPWSPYSLSPVSAKSHKLLSSPRKQARKISKIPFKVLDAPELQDDFYLNLVDWSSTNVLSVGLGACVYLWSACTSQVTRLCDLSGEGDSVTSVAWAERGHLVAVGTHKGLVQVWDVAASKQTALLQGHSARVGALAWNGDVLSSGSRDRLILQRDARTPSGGAPERRLQGHRQEVCGLKWSPDNQHLASGGNDNKLLVWNLSSSTPVQSYTEHVAAVKAIAWSPHQHGLLASGGGTADRCIRFWNTLTGQPMQCVDTGSQVCNLAWSKHASELVSTHGYSQNQILVWKYPSLAQVAKLTGHSYRVLYLAVSPDGESVVTGAGDETLRFWNVFSKARSQREARSALSLFASIR, from the exons CTGGGTGACCGCTTCATTCCAAGCCGGGCAGGAGCCAACTGGCAGTTGGGGCTTGCAAGGATCCCCGACAGCGCCCAGCGAAGTATCCTGCCGAAGGCCAAGGATACCAGTGATGGCTCCAAGGACAGCCTGGCTTATGCCTGCCTGATCAAGAATGAGCTACTGGGAGCCGGCATAGAAGATGCTAAG GAACCGACGGAGGAGCGCCGTGTGTCGCAGGGGCAGTCGCCCTCGTCGGGCAATCTCTTTCGCTACGGGGCAGGACGACCGTCCGAGCCCTGGTCACCCTACAGCCTCTCGCCAGTCAGCGCCAAGAGCCACAAGCTGCTCAGCTCTCCTCGCAAGCAGGCACGCAAGATCTCCAAGATACCGTTCAAG GTACTGGATGCACCCGAGCTCCAGGATGACTTCTATCTCAACCTGGTGGACTGGTCATCAACCAACGTGCTCAGCGTGGGGCTGGGTGCATGCGTCTACCTCTGGAGTGCTTGCACGTCACAG GTGACACGCCTGTGCGACCTCTCTGGCGAAGGCGACTCTGTGACCTCGGTCGCATGGGCTGAGCGCGGCCATTTGGTGGCTGTGGGCACCCACAAGGGCCTTGTCCAGGTCTGGGACGTGGCTGCCTCAAAACAGACAGCATTGCTTCAG GGCCACTCCGCACGTGTGGGTGCACTGGCATGGAATGGAGATGTGCTGTCATCGGGCTCGCGAGACCGCTTGATTCTTCAGCGGGACGCCCGGACACCTTCAGGGGGTGCACCTGAACGGCGACTGCAG GGCCACAGGCAGGAAGTGTGCGGCCTCAAGTGGTCGCCCGACAATCAGCACCTGGCGTCAGGTGGCAACGACAACAAGCTGCTGGTGTGGAACCTGAGCAGCAGCACCCCTGTACAGAGCTACACTGAGCACGTGGCGGCCGTCAAGGCCATCGCCTGGTCCCCGCACCAGCACGGGTTGCTCGCCAGCGGTGGGGGCACCGCTGACCGCTGCATCCGTTTCTGGAACACCCTCACAGGACAGCCAATGCAGTGTGTGGACACCGGTTCACAG GTGTGCAACTTGGCATGGTCCAAACATGCGTCAGAGCTCGTCAGCACGCATGGCTATTCCCAGAACCAGATCCTCGTCTGGAAGTACCCTTCGCTGGCCCAAGTTGCCAAGCTGACCGGTCACTCCTACCGGGTGCTCTACCTTGCCGTGTCTCCAGACGGCGAGAGCGTCGTCACTGGTGCGGGCGATGAGACGCTACGGTTCTGGAATGTGTTCAGCAAAGCTCGGTCACAGCGTGAAGCACGGTCAGCACTTAGTCTCTTTGCGAGCATACGCTGA